One genomic segment of Desmodus rotundus isolate HL8 chromosome 5, HLdesRot8A.1, whole genome shotgun sequence includes these proteins:
- the KCNK7 gene encoding potassium channel subfamily K member 7 has protein sequence MAPRGVIQLTYKPELSPLSPIHTHPSCVPGFPHSQPPTQHLLPAPPASPSQGPEVEQPALRTPWTPRRHTMGGLRPWARCGLLIVAHLLALGLGAVVFQALEGPPALRLQAKLRAELATFQADYGACLPTGALEELLGTALAAQAHGVSSLGNGSDARTWDLPSALLFTASILTTTGYGSMAPLSTGGKAFCVVYAALGLPASLALVATLRHCLLPLLSRPVAWVAVRWQLAPARAALLQAAALGLLVTGTFVLLPALVLWGLRGDGSLLEAIYFCFGSLSTIGLEDLLPGHGRDLNPVLYHLGEMALLGYLLLGLLAMLLAVEMFLELPQVRAIVKFFGSGSPSTTEDQGGILGQDELALSTLPTATAAPEQAPAC, from the exons ATGGCTCCCAGAGGAGTGATCCAGCTCACCTACAAGCCTGagctgtctcctctctctcccattcACACTCACCCCAGCTGTGTCCCAGGCTTCCCTCACTCCCAGCCACCCACACagcacctcctcccagccccacctgctaGCCCCTCCCAGGGGCCTGAGGTGGAACAGCCGGCTCTCAGGACACCTTGGACTCCCAGGCGGCACACCATGGGCGGCCTGAGGCCCTGGGCCCGATGTGGGCTACTGATCGTGGCCCACCTGCTAGCTCTAGGGCTTGGGGCTGTGGTATTTCAGGCCCTGGAGGGGCCTCCGGCACTCCGGCTCCAGGCCAAACTCAGGGCTGAACTGGCCACTTTCCAGGCGGACTACGGGGCATGTCTGCCAACCGGGGCCCTGGAGGAGCTGTTGGGCACCGCCCTGGCAGCCCAGGCCCATGGGGTCTCCAGCCTGGGCAATGGCTCAGATGCCAGGACCTGGGATCTGCCCTCAGCCCTGCTCTTCACCGCCAGCATCCTCACCACCACCG GTTATGGCAGCATGGCCCCGCTATCCACAGGTGGAAAGGCCTTCTGTGTGGTGTACGCGGCCCTGGGGCTGCCAGCTTCCCTAGCACTTGTGGCCACACTCCGTCActgcctgctgcctctgctcAGCCGCCCAGTTGCCTGGGTAGCTGTCCGCTGGCAGCTGGCCCCGGCCAGGGCTGCGTTGCTGCAGGCAGCTGCGCTAGGTCTGCTAGTGACTGGTACCTTCGTGCTGCTGCCAGCACTGGTGCTGTGGGGTCTGCGGGGCGATGGCAGCTTGCTAGAGGCCATCTACTTCTGCTTCGGCTCGCTCAGCACCATCGGCCTGGAGGACCTGCTGCCTGGTCATGGCCGTGACCTGAATCCAGTGCTTTACCACCTTGGCGAGATGGCACTTCTTG GCTACTTGCTACTGGGGCTCCTGGCCATGCTGCTAGCAGTGGAGATGTTCCTGGAGCTTCCACAGGTCCGCGCCATAGTGAAGTTTTTCGGGTCCGGTAGCCCTTCGACCACTGAAGACCAAGGTGGCATCCTAGGCCAGGATGAGCTGGCTCTGAGCACCCTGCCCACTGCAACTGCAGCCCCAGAACAGGCCCCAGCTTGCTGA